The Paenibacillus sp. FSL W8-0426 region TATTCCCCTCTTATAAATTTCTAGTTGTAAAAAACTTCCTTAGCCGCATTCAGTCCATTTAAAGCAGCGGGGAAACCAGCATAAACTGCCATTTGCATCATTATCTCTACAATCTCTTCTTTTGTGCATCCAACATTTAAGGCACCATTAATATGAACTTTCAGTTGAGGAATTGCGTAACCAAGAGCGGTTAAAGCAGCGATGGTTGCAATTTCACGAGATTTCAGATCCAATCCAGGTCGACTATAGATATCACCAAATGGGAATTCAACTAAGAAACGTTCGAAATCAGGGGCAATGCCTTTCAAAAAATCACGAGTATGACCTCCAGATTCTCCGACTACCTCATTCATTAATTGTATACCGACTTCATATCTTTTTTTCGTCATCTTTTAAATCCTCCGTCTCTATTTTACCCGATGCCTCAATGTACTTTTCGTAGAATGAAATTTTTTGAGCCACGGCATTAATAAGTAATTCAATATTTTGTTGTTGTTCAAGTAACTTATTCTGATGATTCAAAAGAATCGATAGTCGATTGCTAACTGACTCTTTGGGCATTTCTCCAGATTCCAAACGTTCCAGTATGCAGCCTTCTTTTGTAAACTCCGAAATATCTTCAAGGGACATCCCTGTTTTTTTGAGAGTTACCATAAATATAAGAAAGTTTACTTCAGAATCCGTAAATTCTCGTATTCCGCTATCGTTTCTCTTAATTTTTGGAATCAACCCACTTCTTTCATAAAATCGAATGGTATGTGCAGAAAGCCCGGTTCTTTCCGCAACTTCTTTAATATTCATTCAAGGAACTCCTTTTGTTGTCGACTTGGTCCCATCTTACACCTTTAAGTTTACTCTAAGTCAAGCTACCTCTTTTGGGAATTTGTAGACTTTCAAACTTTTCGGACACCGAGATTACGGAGAAGTTCCGTTAGGTTCTTTGCGGTTTTACCTCCAAACTTTAAACATTTTTCTGAAAACAAGGCTATACCCGTAAGCTAAAACGAAAGGCAGAAAGTAGGACAAAAACGTCCAGTAAATGTTCCAATCATTGAAATAGATGACCTTGCCCATTTGTTTAGCGATCCACTCCAGAATCGTTAAAATGAAGGATGATGCCAGTATTGTCGGCCAAGGCTTCATCCCTTTTTCAAGAATGGCATATATCATAAGACATCCGAACATGGGATATAAACCTAAATCCATAGGGAGGGCTGCATACGATTGATTGTTGGTGTTCGGGAGGATATTCCAGAAGAAATTAAAACCCACATTGTTGACGCAGCTGGAGGTAGCCACTCCCAATGGATAAAAAGCAAGTAGGATGTTGAGGTTCCTGCGCAGAATCCATCCGCCAATGATCACGGGAATCACAAAAGCGATAATGACATTACTCAGCATGCAATCACTCCCCGAAGTTTCATTCGAATCAATTTCTTATTATTGGCTTCATCGAACCGTTTCATAATGGATCAAGGAAGGAAAGCAGAAAAAACAAATGATTCAGGGTCTGAAGCGAAGTCCAGGAAGTTAGAGTTGCAAACCCTTAATTGACATATTATTACACGTAAAGTATAGTGGGCTATGTAAAGCTGACTTTACATTTTGGTTTTTGGAGGACTAACGTGCAAAACCATATCCGCGCTAAGCGCATGGATGCGTCATTGACGCAGGAAGAATTGTCTCGTCTGCTCAAAGTGTCCAGGCAAACGGTCGTTTCCCTGGAAGCAGGGAAGTATAAACCTTCGCTTGTGTTGGCACACAAGTTAGCCCAAACCTTCAGGTGCAGCATTGAGGAATTATTCATTTTCGAGGGGGACGAAAACATTGAATCCTGAAGTCATGAACCAGATTGTAGGCGTCGGAGGGATCATAGCAGGGATGCTTGCAGCCATAATCACGGTCATCGTATCCCGGAGCAGGCTCAAAAAGCGGTACGAACTCGATGAAAGGTACACGTATTGTATTACCAAATCAAAGGCTTTTTCATGGAATGCTACAACAGTCACGCTTGCCGTTGCTTGGATTGTCGCCATGGTTATGGAAGGAGTCTCTCTATCGTTCTTTATCATTACGGGTATATTCGTCGTTCATTGTCTGTCCTCGATCGGCGCGAATCTGTATTATTCAGCAAAAAACTGACGTTATGCATAAGTTGGATCTCTGTAATGACAGGGATACAACAAAATACAATTTCTATCTTGAAGCTGCCAGATCGAGCCCGGGCGAAGTGTTAGAGCTTGCGTGCGGTACAGGATTGGCAACCATTCATTTAGCAAAATCGGGGATTCATATAACCGGCGTTGATATTTCTGCAGCGATGCTTGAGTATGCGCGGTTTAAGGCTCAAGGCTTGCCTGTGGAGTTTATTGAAGCGGATGCTCTTACCTTCGATTCCGATAAGCGCTTTTCTTTGATTTATTTAACCGGAAATGCATTTCAAGCATTTTTGAGCGAAGAAGATCAAGTGGCCTTACTCGGAACAGTGTACAAACACTTAAAGCCCAATGGAATGTTTGTTTTTGAAACACGGAACCCCTTGGGGACCGATTTATCTGACGAAGAGGAGACGACCTGGGGAGAATTTACGGATCAGGATGGAATTAAAGTCAAGGTATCCGGAACGCAATCCTATGATGCAAGGAACCAAATCATGCACTGGGTCACTTTCCGTGATTGGGGATTCAGGAAAACAACTTCGCGAATTGCATGTCGTTCTACGGATAATGATACGCTTAAGCATCTGTTGACCCGTCACGGCTTTCATATCGAAAGCCAGTATTCGGACTGGGATAAAACACCCTTCACGCCTTCGTCTTCTTCCATCATCAGTGTTTGTCGAAAAAAACAAGGTGAATAGTTCCGGTATGCTGAGGAAGCAGCTGATGCATATTATCGTGGACAAAGAAACAGACGATGCAAAGTCGCTAAAAATAGCGATTGTCTCTTTAAAGAATGGAACCACGATCTAGTCCCGAGCTCAGGTCAAGATCGTGGTTCCGTCATTAACATTCACGAATACGGAGACGGGTGGGTTGATCTTTTTGGGATAGGCTTCCGATATCCGCGTACCCTATATTCAGAATTGCCGCTATTCGCTCATGATCCCGTATCCCCAATCTTTGGCGAACCGTCTCGTCATAGATCCAGCCCTCGATGCAAACCTCAATGCCTATGCCGTTGTCCATCCCGAGCAGCTTTAAGTTTTGAATCAAGCAGTAAACGGCGGCCAAATCTTCCGCTTGTTTGTGCATGGCGCCTTCGGCATTCGCAATGGCGACCAGATGCGCCGGGGCTTCGCGACGGTGGAGAGGCAGTGCTTCTTCACGGTGTTTGCCTTCCACGAACAGGAAACGCCAGGGTTCCCGCAGACCATCATTCGGTGCCCATACCGCTGCATCCAATAGACGCAGAATCGCTTCAGGGTCGACCGGTTTTGGTTCGAAGGAAGGAAATCGATCGTTTTTGTGCAATACATCCGAAATTAACATGATCTTCTGCTCCGTTTCTTTAAGTGATATAAGCCGGGGAAGTTAAATCAAGATTGGTATATAATTGGTTTATATTCGTTGTTATACAAATAAATTAGAGATGGGAACGAGTGCATCAAATCGTTCAGGTTTGCGGCCAGCGACTCCATTTTTTTGCGGCAGGCGTCCGCTTGCGGGGACGGGGTGTTTTGTCAATGAAACCAAAGATCAAAATACCGACCAATCGTTCACGTTCTGACATGCCCAGTTGTTCAAAAAAGGACCTGGTATACAACATTTCATCTGTGCGCCAAAACATGCCGATCCCGTTTTCCCAAGCTAACAGCTGCAGGTTTTGCAGGTAAAAACAAACATTTGCATACTGCCGGTCTCGTTGCTCCGGCGAACCATGATCTTCCACAACAACGGCCACGAGGCCGGGGACCTCGGAAAAGTACTTCACCATCGTTTCCTTTAGGGGCTTGGGGGTGAGCTTGCCAAACCGGGTAACCGCAAAAGAATCCATCATATACCGGGAAAGACGAGTTTTGGATTCGTGCGACAGGGCCAACATAAGCGTCATGGCATTCAGCATTTGTGAGTCGCACAAATTAGACGCTTGATTCAATACATCCTGAATAAGGTGATCGGGCACAGGCTGATCGGAGAACTTCCGTATGCTCCGGCGTTCCCTAATGATGGATTCAACCTTCATTTGGAATCACTCTCTTTCTTATTGTTTCTGAAGAAAACATAATAATTTAGATGAATAAGTACATACTTTTAATTACGACAATAATATTGTTTCATATGAAACAATATTATTGTACAGTATGCTACCTGTAGTGTCAACCCGGGATTGCGACGTGAGGCAAGCTTGGAGCATTGCGTTGAGAAGGCAAGCAGGTACAGGTCCTCTTTGTTTCTTAGGAAAACATGCAGTGATATAATAAAAGAAATAAGTCAAGGAGCCAAGCAGATCATGGAGACTTTAAATAAAAACAAAAACGCAATTCATGAAAGCTTCATTCAATTCCTTCAACACAAAGAACAATACGAATCTCGGATATCCGCGTCATACCTTGAGGATCTCCGAAAGCACATCGGTGCCAGCTTCAGCTTGAACATGACGGAACTGCATACCATTGCATGCATCGGAGAGCAAGAACCGATCAATATCACGTCCATCGCGGAACGGATTCATGTAAGCAAAGGCAATACCTCCAAGATCGCCAATAAATTGCTTAAGGCTGGTTGGGTACGAAAAGCTCAGCTTAACGATAACAAAAAAGAAGTATACTTTCGATTGACGCCTGTCGGGAAAAAGCTGTTCGCTGCCCACGACGAGCTTCATGCGAAAGAAAAGCAGCGCATGTACGATTTTTTGGGTCAATACAGCAATGCCGAGCTTGAATTTATCAAAAAATTGTTCGATGATATGGCTGCCTTTTACCAATGAGAATAGGAAATGCATGTCTTTTGGGGCTTATGCCCGTGAATAACGTTTCCCCTAAAGCAGAATATCCTGCAGCGAAAAGCGGGTTCGGAGCCCTCTTTGCTGCAGGATATTTTTTTGAGCCGGCTACTGCCTCTCTTGTCGGATTACTCCCAAGCGCTGCTGCAGCTGGTTGGCGTAGAAAGACAATTCGGGCTCCGCAGCCAAATCCCGAAGCAATGCTTGAATCAGAAAAGTCCGCGGCTTGTCCCCGGCCAACTCCTCCTCAAGCAGCATTGCCACTTCTTGAAGCTCCTTCTTTCGGGCATTCGGAACATACAGATCAGGAATGGTCGATTGTATGGTTCGAAACAAGGTAGAGATTCTGCCTGAATTTGTGGGTACCGCTGAACCCAAATCCACTTCCTCGTATTCTTTCATAAGCTCGGGTGTTAATAAGGGCAGGGGAGAAGCTTTGCCCAGGCCATCCACCAAATCATCCATCCGTTCCGCAATAAATACCGCCAGTTTTTCGGCCGGGATCGGTTTGTATGCAAACAACAAATGAAAAGTATACTCCCGAACAAGACCGCTGAACAGGGCTGTCACGTCCCACTTCCAATTCGAGATGGCCGAACCGTATTGCCTCGACAACAGATTCTCGTAGTAGTTGAACATTTGAACCTGAATCTGATGAATGAGAGAGGAAATATTGTCGCTGCCTCCCGGAGGAAATTCATTATAATCCCGGGAAATATAGTAGCCATGGCGGCCAAAGAATTGAAACAAACACGTAATTTCGGATAAGTACGTTTCCCGGCGTGGCAGTGCCAATTTACGAATTCGCTCCACCCCATCCATCATCGATTGCTGACGTTGTTTCAAAATGCTGACGAACAAGTCTTCTTTGGATTCGAAAAATTTGTACAGAGATCCTTTCGCGATGCTGCAATCGTCTGCGATGTCTTGAATCGACGTTGCCCGATAGCCTTTTTCCATAAAAAGGCGGACGGCGGATTGGATGATTTTGTCCTTCAATAAACTCATGTTCAGTTCTCCTTATCACTCGTTACGGATCAGGTTTAATGCCTCTCCAGCTCCTTAGTCAAGTATAACCAATATTCGAAGAGCAAAAAAGAAGGATTGCTTCGGGGACGCCTAGATCAAAGCGAGCCATAACATGCAAATTTGCAATAGAGCCAGTACATAAATAAGCCAGCCGGCACCTTCCCTCCATCGGCGATAGAGCAGAACAATCATCAAGACAGGAAGAGCAAACAAGCCGACCCATCGACTGACAAACCTGTCGGCTTGACCATTCGTAAAGTGAATGGGGAGCTCCGATGGAGCAAACCATACCGCAATGATGGCCGCTAGCAATGCCAGCACTGTGACGAGAATAGGCGTTTTGGGATTAAAGAGGAAATTGATCATGTTCATGTATCCTTTCGTTTGAGTCATTCACAGAGGAAGAGGAGCCTTTCTTTGCGGACGGCGTTTTTTTCTTCAACAAAAAGCTGCATACCAATCCCACCGTCGCGATGCAAGCGGCCAGCCAAAATGTGTCACTAAAAGCAGCGGTGTGAGCATCCATGGCAGACAGCTCTTTGCCTGCGTTATTCGTGATGCGTGACGAGAGATAACCCGTAAAACCGGCAATCGCAAAGGATGACACCACTTGTTGGGAAGCGCTCGTTAGCGGAGTAACCCGGCTAACCATCTGGGGCGGCGTGGCGTTCAATACGTAAGTGTTAAGCGACATCATTGACAGACCCATCCCTGAACCGAGCGCAAACAAAATGAGCATGATGAAGGAAGGACCGTAATCCGTTCCCACAATCGACATGGCAAAAAGCCCGCCTGAGATCAGCAGCATGCCCACAGTCAATGGAGGACGCGCCCCCATTTTGTCAAACCATTTTCCGGCCAATGGCATGAAGATCATCGAACCGATCGCCTGAGGCAAAAGGTGAAGGCCTGTTGCCAGTGGTCCCAATTGCTTGACCTGCTGAAGGAGCAGCGGAAATAACAGCACGGTACCGAACAGAGCCGTTTGCATGATCCAGGAGGTTATTATTCCGATCGTAAACGGCCCGGACTTCATAACGCGCAATTCAAGAAGCGGTTCTCGCTGCACTAAACAGGAGATGACGAAGAGTGCCAGCAAAACGGTACCCGCCGACAAGCCCCAAAGAGCGTATGAAGAGGCCAAGCCGCTCCCTGCTTCGCTGAAGCCGAACGTCAGACAAGCAAAAGCAGCAGGGCCGAGAAATAAGCCCAACACATCCAAACGAGGGTTTGCTTGGGATTGGAAGGAGGGCAGGTGCTTCATGCCGATCCATATTCCTGCCAACCCGATCGGAAGGTTAATCCAGAAAATCCAATGCCAGCTCACGTATTCAACCAACCATCCGGATATAACCGGCCCGAGAGCAGGAGCGAGAAGCATCGGTATGCCCAGCATGCCGATAATTGACCCACGTTTGTCAGGAGGCGCCAGGCGATACACCATCGCCATTCCGACCGGAGAAACCATTCCTCCTCCTAAACCTTGAATGACCCGAAAAAGAATGAGCTGTCCGGACGTTTGAGCAAATGCGCATAGCAGAGAACCAAGCGTGAAAAATCCGATGGAACTCAGGAACACTCGCTTAGCGCCAAATTTGTCCGAAAGCCACCCTGCCAGTGGAATGACTGCAGAGAGAGCTAACGTATAAGCGGTGACCGCCCACTGCATCGTTTGGAGCGTAACGCCGAAATCCCGCACCCAAGTCGGAAGGGCGACGTTCACCGCCGTACTATCCAGAATAACCATAAACGTTCCGATGACGATCGCGATCAGCGGCGGTAGATACGGTCGAATGGAAAATGAACTTTCTTTGGGCTGTTCCTGAAGTAATGAATGTTGAGACATGCATGAATACCTGCTTTCATGAGGATTTGACGGGACGAGGCTGGCCGGCTTCAGCCCGTTCCGCAAGGCATATTTTTGCCTTTCTTAACCTATTAGTTTTATATAAAACCAATAAGTCACGATACATCATATCCTTCACATGACGTTGTGTCAATCATCAGACGAAGCGATAAAACACATTTTTGAACATATGGTTCTTTACAAAACCAGTTAGTCAAATTATGATGGTTATTAGTTTTCAAGAACGAGTATCGGTGTAAATACTTTACATGAATGTGAGATCAGAAAGTAGGAAGCGAACATGGACAAGAACAACAAAGAGCACGGCATCATATCTTCTTTTGACGGGTTGGGCAACTTCAGGGACTTTGGGGGTTATGACACAACCGACGGCAAGAGAGTGAAGAGAGGGCATTTGTTCCGCTCGGACGATTTATCCAAGCTTTCGAGAAGGGACATTGCGCGGCTGGAACAGACCGGCATGCAATTGATTTGTGATTTGAGGACGGAGACTGAACAACAGTCCAAAAAGAGCCGCATGCTGAATCGGGGGATCGAGGTCGCTAATCTGCCTATGCAGGACAAAAGCCAAGCGTTTACCAGGCTTGAATTCATGAAATATTTGATCCGGCATGGGAGCGAGATTAACTTTGAACAACAGATGAAGGACATGTATTTTCATATGGGGAACGGATCCCAATCCACGATCAAAAACATTTTCAGTTTGTTATCCAGGAAAGAAAAATTGCCCGTTCTGATTCATTGCACCGGAGGCAAAGACCGAACCGGATTTATCGTGGCGATCATCCAGCTTTTTCTCAACGTTCCGTATGATCACGTCCTGAAGGATTACCTGTATTCCAATGTACGCATTGGACCTCGCATGAAAAAAGCGGAGAACATGATTCGTTTCATGAGTTTTTACCGCGTGCCGGCAGAACGGATCAAACCTATATTGGAGGTAAGGCGCGACTATCTGGAGGATGTGCTTCAACCCATTCTGGCTCGCCATGGCACCATAGAAAACTATTTGATAAACGAATGCGATATTCCCGAAAAGCATCTTGAAACCTTCAAGGAACTCGTACTCGAATGAGGCATAACGGCAGCATACGTAGTACTTTTAGAAACGATAGGTTCTTGAAAAAACTAGTGAGTAGGATTACAATTGACACTAAATCCGGAATAACAGGAGGAACAGAAACAATGAATTCGATTGGAAAACAAACATTGTCCAGATTCGTCAAAACAGGATTAGCCATAACTTTTCTCTTATCGCCAGTCTCATCGTTTTGGGTGGATACCAACCAGGTATCGGCCCAGTCTGCAGACAACGTTGCGTCCACGAACCTGAAACCCGTTTGGACCAAAGCAGTTGGTGACCTGAATCAAATGGACATAAAGGCCACACTAATCAAGAATGATTTATACTACACGGTTGGTGGTAAATACATTGCCTTTGATGCTTTGTCCGGCAAAACTCGCTGGACTTATCGGGCTGCTGCGTCTTCACAAACAGTTACGGATGGCCAATCGGTGTGGGTTACGGATACAACGGGGCAGCTGCTGAAACTGAATGCAAAAACAGGTAAATTGCAATGGAAAGTTAAAACGCAATTACGCCCAGGAAAAGGGGAGAGTTACTCCAATTTCAGTTTGCATCTGGCGGATGGGGTGATTTATGTCGGGGACGAATATGGTCTAACCGCATACAACGCCTCAAACGGTAAAGTGAAATGGAAATTAAAAGGCGGCGAACATGGGTATAACGTTCTTCTTACCGGGAAAATGCTTGTCGCATCTACGACCATCTCGGGAGGTTTAACAACGAGCAGTTTGAAAGGGATCGATGCCGCGACCGGTAAAGTGAAATGGACGCTAAACGATGGGGACCATCAGGACATCCTGTATTCAAACGGAAAAACGTTTTACTCCCGTGACGTAACCGAAGGCATCGATGCCGGTTATGCGGCAAATATTGATGAAATTGAATTAAGCAGCGGAAAGATTAAGGCTACCCGTTCTTATGTCCCTGTAGACTTTGTGGAAGAACTTAGCGCGGTCGATGTCGTATCCGATGGAAGTTACTTCTATGTCATCGGCAAATACGATGAACGTCAAAAACAAGCGGTCGTTTCACGCTTTCCCGTGAACGATCCTTCCATCACCAAGCCCGATAAAACTTACGTTTTCCCGGTGTCGGTCGTGGATTGGTCAATTCCGGGCCGTGATGGCATTGCCTATGCCCGTTTAGGGAACGGCAATCTGGTGGCCATAGATACGAACAGCGGAAAAACGTTGGCCTCCGTATTGTACAAAGGGACCCCATTGCCAACCCTCGTTGGCCAAGACGTAATGATTGTCCAATATGGCTCGAAAATCAGCGGAGTAAAGACCGGTCGCTGACCGATTGAAAACCAATGCTCTATTTGGACATGTCGTCCTAAGTTTAATCATGATCGGTTCATTTGGAGTAAATTCCTTATGAAGTGCCGGCAGCCCTCAGGGGCTGCTTTTTGCGGTGAAATGCTTGCTGACAGAGTTGATGCAGCACAAAAATGATCTTTCCACGAGTCCAAGTTTATAGTATTCTGTACATATAAGGGAGGATGGTAAACTGTGGCAATAGATCTGATTATTGGCGATGCCAAACACGAGCTGGCTTCTACCCGCCGCATCCTGGAACGCTTGCCCGATGAGCATATGGAATGGCGTCCACACACTAAATCGATGACGCTCGGCGGGCTGACCACGCACTTAATCAATCTGGTAAACTGGCAAGTCGCGATTTTTGTTGGACCTGAACTGGATCTGGCGACTGTGCCGCCCAGACGGGAAGCTTTGACAAGTCGAGCGGATGTGTTGAACGAATTCGACGAGAACGCCGCAAAACTGGAAAAGCTGTTATCCGAATGCAGCGAGGAAATGCTGGGCGAGGAGTGGACCTTGCGAAGCGGGGATTATGTCATTTTGCAGCGCCCGCGGGCAATCGCATTGCGCACCTTCGGTCTTAGCCATATGATCCATCACCGTGCACAGCTTGGAGTTTACTTCAGACTCCTGGACATTCCCGTTCCTGGATTGTATGGCCCCTCGGCCGACGACAGCGTGAATTAAAAGAAAATTTGAACAGAACAGTCGCAGTATATCGGTTCGATGACCGATGTGCTGCGACTTTTTTGACGATTGACGTTAGTTGCTAAAGAGAAAGG contains the following coding sequences:
- a CDS encoding carboxymuconolactone decarboxylase family protein; the encoded protein is MTKKRYEVGIQLMNEVVGESGGHTRDFLKGIAPDFERFLVEFPFGDIYSRPGLDLKSREIATIAALTALGYAIPQLKVHINGALNVGCTKEEIVEIMMQMAVYAGFPAALNGLNAAKEVFYN
- a CDS encoding MerR family transcriptional regulator, with the translated sequence MNIKEVAERTGLSAHTIRFYERSGLIPKIKRNDSGIREFTDSEVNFLIFMVTLKKTGMSLEDISEFTKEGCILERLESGEMPKESVSNRLSILLNHQNKLLEQQQNIELLINAVAQKISFYEKYIEASGKIETEDLKDDEKKI
- a CDS encoding CBO0543 family protein, which translates into the protein MLSNVIIAFVIPVIIGGWILRRNLNILLAFYPLGVATSSCVNNVGFNFFWNILPNTNNQSYAALPMDLGLYPMFGCLMIYAILEKGMKPWPTILASSFILTILEWIAKQMGKVIYFNDWNIYWTFLSYFLPFVLAYGYSLVFRKMFKVWR
- a CDS encoding helix-turn-helix transcriptional regulator, which encodes MQNHIRAKRMDASLTQEELSRLLKVSRQTVVSLEAGKYKPSLVLAHKLAQTFRCSIEELFIFEGDENIES
- a CDS encoding class I SAM-dependent methyltransferase; the protein is MHKLDLCNDRDTTKYNFYLEAARSSPGEVLELACGTGLATIHLAKSGIHITGVDISAAMLEYARFKAQGLPVEFIEADALTFDSDKRFSLIYLTGNAFQAFLSEEDQVALLGTVYKHLKPNGMFVFETRNPLGTDLSDEEETTWGEFTDQDGIKVKVSGTQSYDARNQIMHWVTFRDWGFRKTTSRIACRSTDNDTLKHLLTRHGFHIESQYSDWDKTPFTPSSSSIISVCRKKQGE
- a CDS encoding nitroreductase family protein, whose product is MLISDVLHKNDRFPSFEPKPVDPEAILRLLDAAVWAPNDGLREPWRFLFVEGKHREEALPLHRREAPAHLVAIANAEGAMHKQAEDLAAVYCLIQNLKLLGMDNGIGIEVCIEGWIYDETVRQRLGIRDHERIAAILNIGYADIGSLSQKDQPTRLRIREC
- a CDS encoding nitroreductase family protein, translated to MKVESIIRERRSIRKFSDQPVPDHLIQDVLNQASNLCDSQMLNAMTLMLALSHESKTRLSRYMMDSFAVTRFGKLTPKPLKETMVKYFSEVPGLVAVVVEDHGSPEQRDRQYANVCFYLQNLQLLAWENGIGMFWRTDEMLYTRSFFEQLGMSERERLVGILIFGFIDKTPRPRKRTPAAKKWSRWPQT
- a CDS encoding MarR family transcriptional regulator, producing METLNKNKNAIHESFIQFLQHKEQYESRISASYLEDLRKHIGASFSLNMTELHTIACIGEQEPINITSIAERIHVSKGNTSKIANKLLKAGWVRKAQLNDNKKEVYFRLTPVGKKLFAAHDELHAKEKQRMYDFLGQYSNAELEFIKKLFDDMAAFYQ
- a CDS encoding TetR/AcrR family transcriptional regulator, whose product is MSLLKDKIIQSAVRLFMEKGYRATSIQDIADDCSIAKGSLYKFFESKEDLFVSILKQRQQSMMDGVERIRKLALPRRETYLSEITCLFQFFGRHGYYISRDYNEFPPGGSDNISSLIHQIQVQMFNYYENLLSRQYGSAISNWKWDVTALFSGLVREYTFHLLFAYKPIPAEKLAVFIAERMDDLVDGLGKASPLPLLTPELMKEYEEVDLGSAVPTNSGRISTLFRTIQSTIPDLYVPNARKKELQEVAMLLEEELAGDKPRTFLIQALLRDLAAEPELSFYANQLQQRLGVIRQERQ
- a CDS encoding DUF1648 domain-containing protein, which produces MINFLFNPKTPILVTVLALLAAIIAVWFAPSELPIHFTNGQADRFVSRWVGLFALPVLMIVLLYRRWREGAGWLIYVLALLQICMLWLALI
- a CDS encoding MDR family MFS transporter — protein: MSQHSLLQEQPKESSFSIRPYLPPLIAIVIGTFMVILDSTAVNVALPTWVRDFGVTLQTMQWAVTAYTLALSAVIPLAGWLSDKFGAKRVFLSSIGFFTLGSLLCAFAQTSGQLILFRVIQGLGGGMVSPVGMAMVYRLAPPDKRGSIIGMLGIPMLLAPALGPVISGWLVEYVSWHWIFWINLPIGLAGIWIGMKHLPSFQSQANPRLDVLGLFLGPAAFACLTFGFSEAGSGLASSYALWGLSAGTVLLALFVISCLVQREPLLELRVMKSGPFTIGIITSWIMQTALFGTVLLFPLLLQQVKQLGPLATGLHLLPQAIGSMIFMPLAGKWFDKMGARPPLTVGMLLISGGLFAMSIVGTDYGPSFIMLILFALGSGMGLSMMSLNTYVLNATPPQMVSRVTPLTSASQQVVSSFAIAGFTGYLSSRITNNAGKELSAMDAHTAAFSDTFWLAACIATVGLVCSFLLKKKTPSAKKGSSSSVNDSNERIHEHDQFPL
- a CDS encoding tyrosine-protein phosphatase: MDKNNKEHGIISSFDGLGNFRDFGGYDTTDGKRVKRGHLFRSDDLSKLSRRDIARLEQTGMQLICDLRTETEQQSKKSRMLNRGIEVANLPMQDKSQAFTRLEFMKYLIRHGSEINFEQQMKDMYFHMGNGSQSTIKNIFSLLSRKEKLPVLIHCTGGKDRTGFIVAIIQLFLNVPYDHVLKDYLYSNVRIGPRMKKAENMIRFMSFYRVPAERIKPILEVRRDYLEDVLQPILARHGTIENYLINECDIPEKHLETFKELVLE
- a CDS encoding PQQ-binding-like beta-propeller repeat protein; translated protein: MNSIGKQTLSRFVKTGLAITFLLSPVSSFWVDTNQVSAQSADNVASTNLKPVWTKAVGDLNQMDIKATLIKNDLYYTVGGKYIAFDALSGKTRWTYRAAASSQTVTDGQSVWVTDTTGQLLKLNAKTGKLQWKVKTQLRPGKGESYSNFSLHLADGVIYVGDEYGLTAYNASNGKVKWKLKGGEHGYNVLLTGKMLVASTTISGGLTTSSLKGIDAATGKVKWTLNDGDHQDILYSNGKTFYSRDVTEGIDAGYAANIDEIELSSGKIKATRSYVPVDFVEELSAVDVVSDGSYFYVIGKYDERQKQAVVSRFPVNDPSITKPDKTYVFPVSVVDWSIPGRDGIAYARLGNGNLVAIDTNSGKTLASVLYKGTPLPTLVGQDVMIVQYGSKISGVKTGR
- a CDS encoding DinB family protein: MAIDLIIGDAKHELASTRRILERLPDEHMEWRPHTKSMTLGGLTTHLINLVNWQVAIFVGPELDLATVPPRREALTSRADVLNEFDENAAKLEKLLSECSEEMLGEEWTLRSGDYVILQRPRAIALRTFGLSHMIHHRAQLGVYFRLLDIPVPGLYGPSADDSVN